One Campylobacterota bacterium DNA segment encodes these proteins:
- the yihA gene encoding ribosome biogenesis GTP-binding protein YihA/YsxC encodes MIEIIDASFLTSAPSIKLAPSNDEQNEVAFMARSNTGKSSLLNTLTNRKSLAKVSATPGKTRLINYFDVVFIDRDTQERLHAKFVDLPGFGYAKVAKSLKSDWESNLTAYISQREQIKVFVHLIDSRHPDLEIDASVSEYLEQICAPEQTILRVFTKIDKLNQKELSELKKRFPGALMVSNSKRRGVETVVETLYGLLKQEPA; translated from the coding sequence ATGATCGAAATCATAGACGCTTCGTTCCTGACGTCGGCCCCCAGTATCAAGCTGGCCCCTTCAAACGACGAGCAAAACGAAGTCGCCTTTATGGCGCGTTCAAATACCGGGAAAAGTTCCCTCCTGAATACTCTGACCAACCGTAAATCGCTGGCAAAGGTATCGGCCACACCCGGCAAAACGCGCCTGATCAACTATTTCGACGTCGTATTCATCGACCGAGACACCCAAGAACGGCTCCACGCCAAATTCGTCGATCTCCCCGGATTCGGATACGCCAAGGTGGCCAAAAGTCTCAAAAGCGACTGGGAAAGCAACCTCACCGCCTATATTTCGCAGAGAGAACAGATCAAGGTCTTCGTCCACCTCATCGACAGCCGCCATCCCGATCTCGAGATCGATGCTTCGGTCAGCGAATACCTCGAACAGATCTGCGCACCGGAGCAGACGATTCTTCGGGTTTTTACCAAAATCGACAAATTGAACCAAAAAGAGCTTTCCGAACTCAAAAAACGGTTTCCCGGAGCGTTGATGGTCTCCAATTCCAAGCGGCGCGGGGTCGAAACGGTGGTTGAAACCCTCTACGGCCTTCTCAAACAAGAGCCCGCATGA
- the lptA gene encoding lipopolysaccharide transport periplasmic protein LptA codes for MIKLFSFLLPLSLLALCAEELKVVSENFKGDQQKGISVFTGNVKVTKGLDDLNASKVTIYTDAQRKPVKYVAEGDVSFYIVTELKEIYKGKSQTAVYYPNESEYHFYKKVDLIRIDDFRRVQGDKVVVNTIKGEAVAESTKGEPVIMVFTLEEKEKKPKAKAK; via the coding sequence ATGATCAAACTTTTTTCTTTTTTGCTTCCTCTCTCACTGCTCGCACTTTGTGCCGAGGAACTCAAAGTCGTTTCGGAAAACTTCAAAGGAGACCAGCAAAAGGGGATTTCTGTTTTTACGGGGAACGTGAAAGTGACTAAAGGGCTGGACGATCTTAACGCGTCGAAAGTGACCATCTACACCGACGCACAGCGCAAACCGGTCAAATACGTCGCCGAAGGGGACGTATCGTTTTACATCGTGACCGAGCTCAAAGAGATCTACAAAGGAAAATCGCAGACGGCGGTCTATTATCCGAACGAAAGCGAATACCATTTCTACAAGAAGGTCGATCTCATCCGTATCGATGATTTCCGTCGCGTTCAGGGAGATAAAGTCGTCGTCAACACGATCAAAGGGGAAGCGGTCGCCGAAAGCACCAAAGGCGAGCCGGTGATCATGGTGTTCACTCTCGAGGAGAAAGAGAAAAAACCGAAGGCGAAGGCGAAATGA
- the lptC gene encoding LPS export ABC transporter periplasmic protein LptC: protein MSINLFFVLVLGLLMGMYGYFSPAAQGEKNRAEVPKIHLFSFSLYEISHRGVDHILEGKEGKKFDDRYEITQANFSDNTKTQFQTIRSDTALYRDDVLVVEGNVRYRRADGLEFRSQEGKYDAKQSRISTEGPFVITQNANRVDGRRLNYDTEQKTVSANAVQGIYQLD, encoded by the coding sequence ATGTCGATCAATCTTTTTTTTGTGTTGGTTCTGGGGCTGCTGATGGGGATGTACGGCTATTTTTCCCCTGCTGCGCAGGGAGAGAAAAACCGGGCCGAAGTCCCCAAAATACACCTTTTTTCGTTTTCGCTTTACGAGATTTCCCATCGCGGGGTCGATCATATCCTCGAGGGGAAAGAAGGGAAAAAATTCGACGACCGTTATGAGATAACGCAAGCAAATTTTAGCGATAATACGAAAACGCAGTTCCAGACGATCCGTTCGGACACCGCACTTTACCGTGACGACGTTCTCGTAGTGGAGGGAAACGTCCGCTATCGGCGTGCCGACGGGCTGGAGTTCCGCTCGCAGGAGGGTAAGTACGACGCGAAACAATCGCGGATCAGTACGGAAGGCCCTTTCGTCATCACCCAAAACGCCAACCGCGTCGACGGGCGGCGGCTCAACTACGATACCGAGCAAAAAACCGTATCCGCCAATGCGGTACAGGGAATTTACCAATTAGACTAG
- a CDS encoding HAD family hydrolase: MIRLLILDVDGCLTEGKIIYTSEGVELKNFNVKDGFAIKGWQKLGHHAAIITGRDSTIVAHRAKELGIEHFYQGVKDKLAVARELCDKLGITSDEVAAIGDDLNDYRLLRWVAQPYTPSDGSEYIRSFANVLDRRGGDACVREMIEKTIRFNGEEEKFLEPWL, translated from the coding sequence GTGATCCGGCTGCTGATTCTCGACGTCGACGGTTGTCTGACGGAGGGGAAGATCATCTACACCTCCGAGGGTGTCGAACTGAAAAATTTCAATGTCAAAGACGGGTTCGCGATCAAAGGATGGCAGAAACTCGGCCACCATGCCGCCATCATCACCGGACGCGATTCGACGATCGTCGCCCACCGTGCGAAAGAGCTTGGGATCGAGCATTTTTACCAGGGGGTCAAGGACAAACTTGCGGTTGCCCGTGAATTATGCGACAAACTCGGGATTACGTCCGACGAGGTCGCCGCGATCGGCGACGATCTGAACGATTACCGGCTGCTGCGCTGGGTGGCCCAGCCTTATACCCCCAGCGACGGGTCGGAATACATCCGTTCGTTCGCCAACGTCCTTGATCGGCGTGGCGGGGATGCGTGTGTACGCGAAATGATCGAAAAGACGATCCGTTTTAACGGCGAAGAGGAAAAATTCCTGGAGCCGTGGCTGTAA
- the hisB gene encoding imidazoleglycerol-phosphate dehydratase HisB, protein MIQKKRTTKETDITLSLAIRGEGKSTVSTKVGFLDHMLESFAKHAQFDLNVTCVGDVHIDDHHSVEDIGIVLGQALREAIYPIEKVERFGSAVIVMDEAAVSCDIDLSNRPYLVYEVDVSGKIGEFDAELAEEFFRAVVFNAGITAHIVMQRGKNRHHIVEAAFKSLAVALRRALAVNERAGIPSTKGVL, encoded by the coding sequence ATGATCCAAAAAAAGCGTACCACCAAAGAGACCGACATTACCCTTTCACTCGCGATTCGCGGGGAAGGCAAAAGCACCGTATCGACCAAAGTCGGTTTTTTGGATCACATGCTCGAGAGTTTTGCCAAACACGCGCAGTTTGACCTGAACGTGACGTGTGTCGGCGACGTCCATATCGACGATCACCACAGCGTCGAGGACATCGGAATCGTTCTGGGGCAGGCTCTGCGCGAAGCGATCTATCCGATTGAAAAAGTGGAACGGTTTGGGAGTGCCGTCATCGTCATGGACGAGGCGGCCGTGAGCTGCGACATCGATCTGAGCAACCGTCCCTATCTCGTTTACGAAGTGGACGTCAGCGGGAAAATCGGCGAGTTCGACGCCGAACTGGCCGAAGAGTTTTTTCGCGCCGTCGTGTTCAACGCGGGGATTACGGCACACATCGTGATGCAGCGGGGGAAAAACCGGCACCACATCGTCGAAGCGGCGTTTAAATCGCTGGCGGTAGCCCTGCGCCGTGCGCTTGCGGTCAACGAGCGCGCCGGTATACCCAGCACCAAAGGGGTGCTGTGA
- a CDS encoding septal ring lytic transglycosylase RlpA family protein, which translates to MIKVLLFGLALLIGGCTTHTGSYSYQPRPSQKYPSEKLAMSSSNIYKKNGELHATMRPYTVMGKEYYPTVVRVGDTFSGVASWYGPDFHGKSTSNGEAYDMYAMTAAHKTLPMNTVVRVTNTRTDAQTVVRINDRGPFVETRIIDLSFAAAQQIGVDKTGTAPVTLEVLGFEPSGMRTIDMARVAKGPRESVLTSFFVQIGSFERFEGATATKQKYASYNGYSAIIKDTEYNNKRLFRVWLGGFKSEAEARDFISRGYFEGAFIIRE; encoded by the coding sequence ATGATTAAAGTTTTGCTGTTCGGATTGGCGCTGCTGATCGGCGGTTGTACAACCCATACGGGCTCTTACAGTTATCAGCCCAGACCCTCGCAGAAATACCCTTCCGAAAAGCTCGCGATGAGCTCGTCGAATATTTACAAGAAAAACGGCGAGTTGCATGCGACGATGCGTCCCTACACGGTGATGGGAAAAGAGTATTATCCCACCGTCGTGCGGGTAGGGGATACTTTCAGCGGCGTTGCGAGCTGGTACGGGCCCGACTTCCACGGCAAATCGACCTCCAACGGCGAAGCGTACGATATGTACGCCATGACCGCCGCCCATAAAACCCTGCCGATGAATACCGTCGTACGGGTAACGAACACCCGTACCGACGCGCAGACGGTCGTCCGGATCAACGACCGCGGCCCGTTTGTGGAAACGCGGATCATCGACCTCTCGTTTGCCGCCGCCCAGCAGATCGGCGTCGATAAAACGGGCACGGCTCCCGTCACCCTCGAAGTCCTCGGTTTCGAACCCTCAGGGATGCGAACCATCGACATGGCGCGCGTAGCCAAAGGACCTCGCGAATCGGTGCTGACCTCCTTTTTCGTCCAGATCGGATCGTTCGAGCGGTTTGAAGGGGCGACGGCGACCAAGCAGAAATACGCGAGTTATAACGGCTACAGCGCAATTATCAAAGATACAGAGTATAATAACAAACGACTATTTCGCGTTTGGCTCGGCGGGTTCAAAAGTGAGGCCGAAGCACGCGATTTCATATCACGCGGCTACTTTGAAGGCGCGTTTATCATAAGGGAATAG
- a CDS encoding transglycosylase SLT domain-containing protein translates to MTKILVMALFVPLWLFGVGFDPADREKIEVLKRFDLPASFLRDPYLHDIYDQKRRECRMNGFADSSENAGTFIPMLTSLIAQSDLPKEFLFIALAESRLEVSTSSTRGAAGLWQFMEGTGKLHGLAVNQFVDERRDHVKSTRAAIAYLSALKKMFGKWYLALIAYNCGEGKLYKAIRQAGTSDVHVLADPKRAYIPPESRRYLRKVLALALLATDEVFLSEIQYDTLLGKEHDNPIATVYLPEGEEIDRIAAVLEMPKKNLVRLNTHLKKGVTPPDQQAYPIYIPKEKLPVFRERFRTRELKGYFVMHRVKSGETVAQLSKRYNVPSGAIMRENMIGTDADIGKNRNVRIPINKPYLKNTKFHKAKLGETVDSVAELYNMTIDQIKAKNPFVSNVLKEGEEIKVDD, encoded by the coding sequence ATGACGAAAATCCTGGTGATGGCGCTGTTCGTTCCCCTCTGGCTTTTCGGGGTCGGTTTTGATCCTGCCGACCGTGAGAAAATCGAAGTCCTCAAACGCTTCGACCTTCCAGCTTCCTTTCTGCGCGATCCCTACCTGCACGACATCTACGACCAAAAACGCCGTGAGTGCAGGATGAACGGCTTCGCCGATTCGAGCGAAAACGCGGGGACCTTTATCCCGATGCTCACTTCGCTGATCGCGCAATCGGACCTTCCCAAGGAATTCCTCTTTATCGCACTGGCCGAATCGCGGCTGGAAGTGAGCACTTCGTCGACGCGCGGAGCGGCGGGATTGTGGCAGTTCATGGAAGGGACCGGGAAACTGCACGGATTGGCGGTCAACCAGTTCGTCGACGAGCGGCGCGACCACGTCAAATCGACCCGCGCGGCGATCGCCTATCTCAGTGCACTGAAAAAAATGTTCGGAAAATGGTATCTTGCCCTGATCGCCTACAATTGCGGGGAAGGAAAACTGTACAAGGCGATACGTCAGGCCGGCACATCGGACGTACATGTACTGGCCGATCCCAAGCGTGCCTACATCCCGCCCGAAAGCCGCCGCTACCTCCGCAAAGTTCTCGCCCTTGCATTGCTGGCGACCGACGAGGTGTTTTTATCCGAAATCCAGTACGATACCCTGCTCGGAAAAGAACACGACAATCCCATCGCCACGGTGTATCTGCCCGAGGGGGAAGAGATAGACCGGATCGCGGCGGTCCTCGAAATGCCCAAAAAAAATCTCGTCCGTCTCAATACCCATCTCAAGAAAGGGGTGACACCGCCCGATCAGCAGGCCTATCCCATCTACATTCCCAAAGAGAAACTTCCGGTATTCCGCGAGCGGTTCCGCACCCGTGAACTCAAAGGCTATTTTGTGATGCACCGGGTCAAATCGGGGGAAACGGTGGCCCAGCTTTCCAAGCGTTACAACGTCCCCTCCGGGGCAATCATGCGCGAGAACATGATCGGTACGGATGCCGATATCGGCAAAAACCGCAACGTCCGGATACCGATCAATAAACCCTACCTCAAAAATACGAAATTTCACAAAGCCAAACTCGGCGAAACCGTCGATTCAGTCGCCGAACTGTATAATATGACGATAGATCAGATCAAAGCGAAAAATCCGTTTGTGTCGAACGTGCTCAAAGAGGGTGAGGAGATAAAGGTTGATGATTAA
- a CDS encoding TatD family hydrolase has product MIIDTHIHLDDERYRDDFDAMIARARDAGVEAFIIPGAHPSTLDRAVELAEAHDDVYFAVGVHPYDMETFETVDFDRYAAHPKCVAVGECGLDYFRLEGSDEEKRSEKERQAHVFREQIRFARKVGKPLIVHIRDASHDAKMVLQEENAREVGGVLHCYNADEELLSLSKEGFYFGIGGVVTFQNAKKLIQVLPKIPRDKLLIETDGPYLTPHPHRGTRNESAYTRYVADKMAELLGMPPGEIEALTTANAKLLFRTL; this is encoded by the coding sequence ATGATCATCGATACCCACATCCACCTCGACGACGAACGTTACCGCGACGATTTTGACGCCATGATCGCACGCGCCCGTGACGCGGGGGTCGAAGCGTTTATCATACCCGGAGCCCACCCCTCGACGCTCGATCGGGCGGTCGAACTCGCCGAAGCGCACGATGACGTTTATTTCGCCGTAGGGGTTCACCCCTACGATATGGAAACGTTCGAAACGGTCGATTTCGATCGTTATGCGGCACATCCCAAATGCGTCGCCGTGGGCGAATGCGGACTCGATTATTTCCGGCTGGAAGGCTCAGACGAGGAAAAACGCTCCGAGAAAGAGCGTCAGGCGCACGTATTCCGCGAACAGATCCGTTTCGCCAGAAAAGTCGGGAAACCGCTCATTGTCCATATCCGGGATGCCAGTCATGACGCGAAAATGGTTCTGCAAGAAGAGAATGCCAGGGAAGTTGGAGGCGTTTTGCACTGCTACAACGCCGACGAAGAGCTCCTTAGCCTCTCGAAGGAGGGGTTTTATTTCGGGATCGGCGGTGTGGTGACGTTTCAAAACGCCAAAAAACTGATCCAGGTTCTGCCGAAAATTCCGCGTGACAAGCTGCTGATCGAAACGGACGGCCCCTACCTGACCCCCCATCCACACCGGGGAACGCGCAACGAGAGCGCGTACACCCGATACGTAGCCGACAAGATGGCCGAACTTCTGGGGATGCCGCCCGGCGAGATCGAGGCACTGACCACCGCCAACGCGAAACTCCTGTTCCGGACGTTGTAG
- a CDS encoding AAA family ATPase, whose translation MIERFYLKEFLTFKEVEMEFHPGLVVFTGPSGSGKSILMRSILSSVGLDNVDAQICESSVCWQIAEEEYGIANESSNVFRQVKKEKTRYFINSQSTSRSSMETISGGYLRHLSLKDYSDFEPYALLRRIDERIFSNDPSHRERVETYAARYAEHKKLSEELRTIEDQEKRLSELKEFAAYEISKIDAIAPRIGEDEELSLIKKQLSKKEKIEKAISQAEAIFGHEGHVGAALSLLETDSAFFDDAMNELRHVFETSMERMVELEEVDVEQVLDRIEQISELKRRYGSVEEALAYRDQKARELESYETIEHSKEELVRAVSALKAQMAATAELLSKARHDALPAMRESLNGYLAMLYLREATLELEPSEPHPLGTDKALLGLSGTKLDKLSSGEFNRLRLALLALGVETMQEKGGVLMLDEIDANLSGEESMSVAKVLRHLSKKYQIFVISHQPQLTSMGEQHFLVYKDGESRVRELSAAERIEEIARIISGEGISEEATRFARELFERSQGNA comes from the coding sequence ATGATCGAAAGGTTTTATTTAAAGGAATTTCTGACGTTTAAAGAGGTTGAGATGGAGTTTCATCCTGGGCTTGTCGTGTTTACCGGCCCCAGCGGAAGCGGTAAATCGATCCTGATGCGCTCCATCCTCTCGTCGGTCGGACTGGACAACGTCGATGCCCAGATTTGCGAATCGAGCGTATGCTGGCAGATCGCCGAAGAGGAATACGGAATCGCCAACGAATCTTCCAACGTATTCCGCCAGGTGAAAAAAGAGAAAACCCGCTATTTCATCAACTCCCAAAGCACGTCGCGTTCGTCGATGGAAACCATCAGCGGGGGCTATCTGCGTCATCTGAGCCTCAAAGATTACAGCGATTTCGAGCCTTACGCGCTATTGCGCCGGATCGACGAGCGTATCTTCTCGAACGATCCTTCGCACCGTGAACGCGTTGAAACCTACGCGGCCCGGTATGCCGAGCACAAAAAACTTTCCGAGGAACTTCGGACGATCGAAGATCAGGAAAAACGGCTCTCGGAACTTAAAGAGTTCGCTGCCTACGAGATTTCCAAAATCGATGCGATTGCGCCGCGTATCGGCGAAGACGAGGAACTCTCTCTGATCAAAAAACAACTCTCGAAAAAAGAGAAGATCGAAAAAGCGATTTCGCAGGCCGAAGCGATTTTCGGCCACGAGGGGCATGTCGGCGCCGCACTCTCACTGCTGGAAACCGACAGCGCGTTTTTCGACGACGCGATGAACGAACTGCGCCATGTTTTCGAAACGTCGATGGAGAGGATGGTCGAGCTCGAAGAGGTCGACGTCGAGCAGGTGCTTGACCGGATCGAACAGATCAGCGAACTCAAACGCCGCTACGGCAGCGTCGAAGAAGCGCTCGCATACCGCGATCAAAAGGCACGCGAACTCGAATCGTACGAGACGATCGAACATTCCAAAGAAGAGCTGGTTCGCGCCGTTTCGGCCCTGAAGGCGCAAATGGCCGCAACCGCGGAATTGCTTTCAAAAGCCAGACATGACGCGCTTCCGGCCATGCGCGAAAGCCTCAACGGTTATCTTGCGATGCTCTACCTGCGCGAAGCGACGTTGGAACTCGAACCGTCCGAACCCCATCCGCTGGGTACCGATAAAGCTCTGCTTGGGCTTTCGGGGACAAAACTCGACAAGCTCAGTTCGGGCGAATTCAACCGCCTGCGCCTTGCGCTGCTGGCCCTTGGGGTTGAAACGATGCAGGAAAAAGGGGGCGTGCTGATGCTCGATGAAATCGACGCCAACCTCAGCGGCGAAGAGTCGATGAGCGTCGCGAAAGTACTGCGCCATCTCTCGAAAAAATACCAGATTTTCGTCATTTCGCATCAGCCGCAGCTCACCTCGATGGGAGAACAGCATTTCCTGGTCTACAAAGACGGCGAGAGCCGGGTGCGGGAGCTTTCGGCCGCCGAGCGGATCGAGGAGATCGCCCGGATCATCAGCGGCGAGGGGATCAGCGAAGAAGCGACCCGTTTTGCCCGAGAACTTTTTGAACGATCGCAGGGGAATGCATGA
- a CDS encoding NAD(+)/NADH kinase produces the protein MKLTNIKSVGVLLRPSTPELREIFYEAKRIFESRGIEVIVDHVSGGMIGVLGQPFDLMCKKADFLVTIGGDGTLISAVRRSYRFQLPVLGIHAGKLGFLADLDMAELESFVDQMLKGEFRIDERAMLQATVTGRNGDTHVVAFNDIVLTRPSISKMIRLETYVDGRSFNTYYGDGVVVSTPTGSTAYNLSAGGPVLFPLTQVFALTPICPHSLTQRPVILPGHFEIEMKTPDASALVIIDGQDMIEITEHDTVNIKLAGSGAHLIHRKEFNYFEVLKEKLGWGE, from the coding sequence TTGAAATTAACTAATATTAAAAGCGTCGGTGTCCTTTTACGCCCCTCGACGCCGGAGCTTCGTGAGATTTTTTACGAGGCGAAACGGATATTCGAGTCTCGCGGCATCGAAGTGATCGTCGATCACGTCAGCGGCGGGATGATCGGGGTTTTGGGGCAGCCTTTCGACCTCATGTGCAAGAAAGCCGATTTCCTCGTGACGATCGGCGGAGACGGCACCCTCATCTCTGCGGTACGCCGTTCATACCGGTTCCAGCTTCCCGTTCTGGGGATCCACGCGGGCAAGCTCGGATTCTTGGCCGATCTTGATATGGCCGAACTCGAATCCTTTGTCGATCAGATGCTCAAAGGGGAGTTCCGGATCGACGAGAGGGCGATGCTGCAGGCGACCGTTACCGGACGTAACGGCGATACCCACGTCGTAGCGTTCAACGACATCGTCCTCACCCGCCCCTCGATTTCGAAGATGATCCGGCTTGAGACCTATGTCGACGGCAGAAGCTTCAACACCTATTACGGTGACGGGGTGGTTGTATCGACGCCTACCGGATCGACCGCGTACAACCTCTCCGCGGGCGGACCGGTTCTTTTCCCTCTCACGCAGGTATTCGCCCTCACTCCCATCTGTCCCCATTCGCTGACGCAGCGTCCGGTGATATTGCCGGGACATTTCGAAATCGAGATGAAAACGCCCGACGCGAGCGCGCTGGTGATTATCGACGGGCAGGACATGATCGAGATCACCGAACACGATACGGTCAACATCAAGCTGGCCGGTTCGGGCGCCCATCTGATCCACCGTAAAGAGTTCAATTATTTCGAAGTTCTCAAAGAGAAACTGGGTTGGGGAGAATGA
- a CDS encoding response regulator transcription factor yields MKILLLEDDPLMGKLVVEFFAEKGDEVEHCLSGKAALAAIGNTRYDIYLLDVNVPDFNGFACLEAIRRDQPEPIVFMLSGDHDIKNIAHAFEMGTNDFIKKPFDLEEIDIRIRWLSRHTHPRPVAPSGPVRLSNECHFDTTARIIDCDGKRIKLTKNEYDVLLLLIGRRGELVTQEEIRKSVWKEKEITVIGVRSVISRLRKKLSGDWIETLKGFGYILKPLPEKVL; encoded by the coding sequence ATGAAAATTTTACTGCTCGAAGACGATCCGCTGATGGGAAAACTCGTCGTCGAATTTTTTGCCGAAAAAGGGGACGAGGTCGAACACTGCCTGAGCGGAAAAGCGGCTTTGGCGGCAATCGGAAACACCCGGTACGATATCTATCTCCTCGATGTCAACGTCCCCGATTTCAACGGGTTCGCCTGCCTCGAAGCGATCCGTCGTGATCAGCCCGAACCCATCGTATTCATGCTCAGCGGGGACCATGACATCAAAAATATTGCCCATGCTTTTGAAATGGGGACCAACGACTTTATCAAAAAACCGTTCGACCTTGAAGAGATCGACATCCGCATCCGCTGGCTCAGCCGCCACACGCATCCGCGTCCCGTTGCGCCAAGCGGGCCGGTCCGGCTGAGCAATGAGTGCCATTTCGATACGACCGCACGCATTATCGACTGCGACGGGAAACGGATCAAACTTACCAAAAACGAATACGACGTCCTTCTCCTGCTGATCGGGCGCCGGGGTGAGCTCGTCACCCAAGAAGAGATACGCAAGTCGGTGTGGAAAGAGAAAGAGATAACGGTGATCGGAGTGCGTTCGGTCATCAGCCGGCTGCGGAAAAAACTCTCCGGAGACTGGATCGAAACCCTCAAAGGATTCGGCTACATCCTCAAGCCGCTGCCCGAAAAAGTCCTCTGA
- a CDS encoding diguanylate cyclase yields the protein MSSVDKRPTVLIVDDMATNIAVLYDLLRDEYRIKAAKNGLEALEIARGKEKPDLILLDIEMPGMDGYEVCKALKSSEETNHIPIIFVTAKNEIKDEEYGLNLGALDYIAKPFHPTIVKIRVRNHIALKLKSDLLEELSMHDGLTHIPNRRFFEEVYEKYYKKALREGRSMAVLMIDVDHFKNYNDYYGHGRGDECLVKIAETLKNTLKRPGDIVARYGGEEFVVLLYDVDAEGVETVAHNLVDSVARLNIVHEFSSAARQVTISVGTALSGGANEGKKELLARADEALYRSKQNGRNRCSC from the coding sequence GTGAGTTCGGTGGACAAACGCCCGACGGTCCTGATCGTAGACGACATGGCGACCAACATCGCCGTTCTATACGACCTTCTGCGGGACGAATACCGGATCAAGGCGGCCAAGAACGGCCTCGAAGCGCTTGAGATTGCCCGCGGAAAAGAGAAACCCGACCTGATTCTGCTGGACATCGAGATGCCCGGAATGGACGGTTATGAAGTGTGCAAAGCGCTCAAAAGCAGCGAAGAGACAAACCACATACCGATCATTTTCGTCACAGCCAAAAACGAGATCAAAGACGAAGAATACGGCCTGAACCTCGGTGCGCTCGACTATATCGCCAAACCGTTCCACCCCACCATTGTCAAAATCCGGGTTCGAAACCATATCGCGCTCAAGCTCAAAAGCGACCTTCTCGAAGAGCTTTCGATGCACGACGGTCTGACCCATATTCCCAACCGCCGTTTTTTCGAAGAGGTGTATGAAAAATACTACAAAAAAGCGCTTCGGGAAGGGCGGTCCATGGCCGTGCTGATGATCGATGTCGACCATTTCAAAAATTACAACGACTATTACGGCCACGGCAGGGGGGACGAGTGTTTGGTCAAGATCGCCGAAACACTCAAAAATACCCTCAAACGGCCGGGTGACATCGTTGCCCGTTACGGCGGGGAAGAGTTTGTCGTCCTTTTGTACGACGTTGATGCCGAAGGGGTCGAAACGGTGGCGCACAACCTGGTCGATTCCGTGGCGCGGCTGAACATCGTCCACGAATTTTCCTCGGCTGCGCGACAGGTGACGATCAGCGTGGGAACGGCGCTTTCCGGGGGAGCGAATGAAGGGAAAAAAGAGTTGCTGGCACGTGCCGACGAGGCTTTGTACCGTTCGAAACAAAACGGCAGAAACCGATGCTCCTGTTAG